In Helianthus annuus cultivar XRQ/B chromosome 8, HanXRQr2.0-SUNRISE, whole genome shotgun sequence, a single genomic region encodes these proteins:
- the LOC110870636 gene encoding uncharacterized protein LOC110870636, producing the protein MMNSDGFFFFKFDSKEGMNKVLEGGPWLIRKMPLFLNVWGPTISLKKDGIKSVPVWIKLHNVPLAVYTDDGLSLLASKVGVPKRLDAYTADMCIDNWGRTSYARALVEINAEKELKNQVVVAIPKMDEEGFVKENIKIEYEWKPHRCDTCRLFGHNNLSCPRTPKDKAKQVIIDEEGYIMDKRKTAKYGFPQKKQKPEFMYKPKSNSTGASASGTKDQPEAIRVSYPVDTQNKFESLADDTLKSGTLNELHSEEPIYEKIDGTGSSRVVKSSKQPNQSNAEEEGFVDPIQTEVSSFMSMKTKNDRSEGASTPVDMESHVEVLKLSKVCGRVFKKWEWTSNGGVCNKGTRIIVGWNDDRIQLMVLAQTDQVMHVQLKSNIDSKVLFVSFVYAKNTYQERRVLWQDLCKHRLVVRNQPWIVMGDFNSALYMDDCLHGSSTPTTGMRDFFECVQHNELLDIPGHGLHFTWNQKPRDGIGVLKKIDRVMGNVNFLDDFPNAHVVYHPYRLSDHTPCILKTAREVRPKPKPFKFANFIATKDGFKECVMAEWSKNIVGIPMLSVVKKLRNLKHPLQNLLHKQGNLHAKVNELRSSLDEVHKLIDQNPFDAELRVKESNIIKELHSAAYDEESFVKQKAKLDWLSAGDGNTTHFHNFVKSRNARSKIHSINDANGNHFEGSDVECALVDHYMKFLGIENEVDDMSMEDLFSKTVNPVEANHMIRPVTCEEIKAAMFSIGDNKAPGPDGFTSVFFKKAWDIVGEEVSDAIMQFFDNGKLLQQVNHTIIALVPKVPTSSSVLEYRPISCCNVIFKCISKILADRIKGSLGSLVNINQSAFVPGRRISDNILLTQELMHNYHLHKGKPKIRENQGVLSRLISRKPMIRMVDWIMTCVSTVSFSLSVNGNLCGYFKETMYVEYEWFPCRCSKCCVFGHSIETCPQTPKKPANVKKPANVKRVDQNDKGQVHENRYAKKYPVVDEDGYQGVPTRKVARKQGFQVNKQKQKFEYRPVIAKPNGEVKKDASSSAVESQNPFAALNDIEGDGFVDSDSEEVVEGVEPPSETTGGSANCKGE; encoded by the exons ATGATGAACTCAGatggatttttctttttcaaatttgactCTAAGGAGGGTATGAATAAAGTTCTTGAGGGGGGTCCATGGTTGATACGTAAGATGCCGTTATTCCTGAATGTATGGGGTCCGACAATCAGTTTAAAGAAGGATGGTATTAAGTCTGTTCCTGTTTGGATCAAGCTTCATAATGTTCCTCTTGCTGTTTACACGGATGATGGTCTTAGTCTTCTGGCTTCAAAAGTTGGTGTTCCCAAGAGGTTAGACGCTTATACAGCTGATATGTGTATTGATAATTGGGGTCGGACCAGTTATGCTCGTGCTTTGGTGGAGATAAATGCAGAAAAGGAATTGAAGAATCAAGTAGTAGTTGCTATTCCAAAGATGGATGAAGAGGGTTTTGTAAAGGAAAATATTAAAATAGAGTACGAGTGGAAACCACATCGATGTGATACTTGTCGTTTATTTGGCCATAATAATTTGTCATGCCCGAGAACTCCGAAGGATAAAGCAAAACAGGTTATTATTGATGAGGAGGGGTACATTATGGATAAAAGGAAAACAGCAAAGTATGGTTTTCCACAGAAAAAACAAAAGCCGGAGTTCATGTACAAGCCTAAGTCTAATTCTACGGGTGCTAGTGCCTCAGGAACGAAAGATCAGCCGGAAGCCATAAGAGTGTCCTATCCTGTGGACACTCAAAATAAGTTTGAAAGTCTAGCAGATGATACTTTGAAATCAGGTACATTAAATGAGTTGCATTCTGAGGAGCCAATTTATGAGAAGATTGATGGAACAGGGAGTAGCCGAGTTGTTAAGAGTTCAAAACAACCAAATCAGAGTAATGCTGAGGAGGAGGGTTTTGTTGATCCTATCCAAACGGAAGTTTCGTCTTTTATGAGTATGAAGACAAAGAATGATcgttctgagggggcaagcactcccgttGACATGG AGTCTCACGtggaggttttaaagctttcgAAAGTGTGTGGTAGAGTGTTTAAAAAGTGGGAATGGACGTCCAATGGAGGGGTATGTAACAAAGGGACCAGAATCATTGTGGGATGGAATGATGATCGTATTCAGCTTATGGTGCTAGCTCAAACAGACCAGGTTATGCATGTCCAGCTTAAGTCTAACATCGATTCCAAAGTATTGTTTGTGTCTTTTGTCTATGCTAAGAATACTTACCAAGAACGACGGGTTTTATGGCAAGACCTATGCAAGCATAGGTTGGTAGTCAGGAATCAACCGTGGATTGTGATGGGGGATTTCAACTCGGCCCTTTATATGGATGATTGTTTGCATGGATCCTCCACTCCTACGACAGGTATGAGGGACTTTTTTGAATGTGTTCAACATAATGAGTTGCTAGATATTCCAGGCCATGGTCTTCATTTTACGTGGAACCAAAAACCTAGAGATGGAATAGGCGTCCTAAAGAAGATTGATCGGGTGATGGGTAATGTAAATTTCCTAGATGATTTCCCGAATGCTCATGTGGTTTATCACCCTTACCGATTGTCGGACCACACACCATGTATTTTGAAAACGGCTAGAGAGGTTCGGCCAAAGCCAAAACCTTTCAAGTTTGCTAATTTCATTGCTACTAAGGATGGTTTTAAGGAGTGTGTAATGGCTGAATGGAGCAAAAACATTGTAGGTATTCCGATGCTCTCAGTGGTAAAAAAGCTACGAAACCTGAAACATCCCTTACAGAATCTTCTACACAAACAAGGTAATTTGCATGCTAAAGTTAATGAACTTAGATCTAGTCTGGATGAAGTTCATAAGCTGATTGACCAGAACCCGTTTGATGCTGAGCTTCGGGTCAAAGAATCAAACATTATAAAGGAGCTTCATAGTGCTGCTTATGATGAGGAGTCTTTCGTGAAACAGAAGGCTAAACTTGATTGGCTTAGTGCGGGAGATGGCAACACGACACATTTCCACAATTTTGTTAAGAGTAGGAATGCAAGGAGCAAAATTCACTCAATTAATGATGCTAATGGTAATCATTTTGAAGGTTCAGATGTGGAATGTGCTTTAGTTGATCACTATATGAAGTTTTTGGGAATCGAGAATGAGGTTGATGATATGTCTATGGAGGATTTGTTTTCAAAGACCGTTAACCCAGTTGAAGCTAATCATATGATTCGGCCTGTGACTTGTGAAGAAATAAAGGCTGCAATGTTCAGTATTGGAGATAATAAAGCTCCCGGGCCAGATGGTTTCACGTCGGTTTTCTTCAAGAAAGCTTGGGATATAGTGGGTGAGGAGGTCTCGGATGCTATTATGCAGTTTTTTGATAATGGTAAATTGCTTCAGCAGGTAAACCACACTATAATTGCTCTCGTTCCTAAAGTTCCTACTTCCTCTTCGGTTTTGGAATATAGACCCATCTCTTGTTGCAATGTCATTTTTAAATGCATTAGCAAAATTTTGGCAGATCGAATAAAAGGTAGTTTGGGTAGTTTGGTGAATATAAATCAATCAGCGTTTGTTCCGGGTAGGAGGATATCTGATAATATTCTGCTCACTCAGGAGTTAATGCATAATTACCATCTTCATAAGGGAAAACCAAAAATAAGGGAAAACCAAGGTGTGCTTTCAAGATTGATATCCAGAAAGCCTATGATACG AATGGTTGATTGGATTATGACATGTGTTTCCACCGTTTCCTTTTCTCTGAGCGTCAATGGGAATCTTTGTGGTTATTTCAAAGAAACTATGTATGTTGAATATGAATGGTTCCCGTGTAGATGTTCTAAATGCTGTGTTTTTGGCCACTCGATTGAAACTTGTCCTCAAACCCCAAAGAAGCCTGCTAATGTTAAGAAGCCTGCTAATGTTAAGAGGGTGGATCAGAATGATAAGGGTCAAGTGCATGAGAATCGTTATGCGAAGAAGTATCCGGTTGTTGATGAAGATGGGTATCAAGGGGTTCCGACTAGGAAAGTGGCTCGCAAACAGGGATTCCAAGTTAATAAACAAAAACAGAAATTTGAATATAGACCGGTGATTGCAAAACCGAACGGGGAGGTGAAAAAAGATGCTTCATCAAGTGCTGTTGAATCTCAAAACCCTTTTGCTGCTTTGAATGACATTGAAGGTGATGGGTTCGTTGACTCAGATAGTGAGGAGGTTGTGGAG ggggttgaaccgccctctgAAACAACAGGAGGTTCGGCAAATTGTAAAGGAGAATAA
- the LOC110870637 gene encoding uncharacterized protein LOC110870637, which produces MLRSSIRQFVWHAIGNGRNTNAWHDNWCDHSPLGDFITPRRIHGAGFNMRSNVADLVNQQNEWLWPATWLQIYPVLRNLMPPILNQNAPDRLIWKDIQDKHREFSASEVWENIRSHGEEVGWAELVWFSQCIPRHSFHMWLVIKNKLKTQDRMGIWDVGSATNLNLMCCPLCWNGKDSRDHLFFQCPYGLQVWNMVKRLAYMETVDAKWDSIMTWFSQNPSGKSSEILVGKMVVAASTYFIWQERNNRLFSPNHRNATLIANIVLHTVRMKLMTFKAGRGSKNPLLLERWKFQVKTMSIDPG; this is translated from the coding sequence ATGCTTCGATCATCCATTCGTCAGTTTGTTTGGCATGCTATTGGTAATGGCCGGAACACGAATGCATGGCATGACAACTGGTGTGATCATAGCCCTTTGGGAGATTTCATTACTCCAAGACGAATACATGGGGCGGGTTTTAATATGCGCTCTAATGTTGCAGATCTTGTAAATCAACAAAATGAGTGGTTGTGGCCGGCTACGTGGCTTCAGATATATCCGGTTTTGAGGAATCTTATGCCGCCGATTCTTAACCAAAACGCTCCAGATAGGCTGATTTGGAAGGATATACAAGATAAGCATAGGGAGTTTAGTGCGAGTGAGGTTTGGGAGAACATCCGCTCGCATGGGGAAGAGGTAGGTTGGGCTGAGTTGGTGTGGTTTAGTCAATGTATCCCTAGACACTCGTTTCACATGTGGCTAGTTATTAAGAATAAGCTGAAAACTCAGGATCGTATGGGGATTTGGGACGTCGGAAGTGCAACCAATCTAAATCTCATGTGTTGTCCGCTTTGCTGGAATGGTAAAGATTCTCGTGATCATTTATTTTTTCAGTGTCCTTATGGTTTGCAAGTGTGGAATATGGTAAAAAGGTTGGCTTACATGGAAACAGTTGATGCCAAATGGGACTCTATtatgacatggttttcacaaaacCCTTCGGGTAAGTCGTCAGAAATTTTAGTTGGTAAAATGGTTGTTGCTGCTTCGACTTATTTTATCTGGCAAGAAAGAAACAACAGGTTATTTTCTCCAAATCACCGGAATGCTACTTTGATTGCAAATATAGTCCTCCATACGGTTCGCATGAAGTTGATGACGTTCAAGGCAGGGAGAGGTTCCAAGAACCCGTTATTGTTAGAGCGGTGGAAGTTCCAAGTGAAGACTATGAGCATCGATCCAGGCTAG